The DNA segment AGATCTGGTCTTCTGTTTGCTTTCAGGCGGAGCCAGCGCCATCGTTCCCGCACCACGCCATCCCGTGACCTTGGCCATCAAACAGGAAACAACTCGAAAGCTTCTGGAATGTGGTGCAACCATTAATGAAATCAATGCAATCAGGAAACACCTTTCCTTCTTCAAAGGCGGACATTTCGCAAAGGCTCTCGAACCTGCCACGGTATTGACACTGATTATATCCGACGTGGTCGGAGATTATCTTGATGTCATCGGTTCCGGCCCAACCGCACCAGATGAATCCACCTTTTTCGACTGCCAGGCCATCCTTGATAAGTATGGCCTGTGCGGTGAAATTCCCGATGAAGTGACTCAGGTCATATCAGACGGATGCGAAGGCAAAACTCCTGAGACATGTAAGGAAGGCGATGCCTGTTTTGAACGAGTCCAGAATGTCATTATCGCTGGCAACGCCATGGCGGTGGCCGGAGCGGCGGAAGCAGCCAGAGAAAAAGGGTATACCCCGATTGTGGTGGACCACTCCATGGAAGGAGAAGCCCGAGATGTGGCTAAAAGATTGATCCGGCTGGCCGGAGAATATTCTCAGGGACACCATGAGATCAAACCGCCGGTCTGCCTGCTTGCAGGAGGAGAGACAACTGTCACCATCCGTGGAAACGGCAAAGGAGGCCGCAATCAGGAATTGGCCCTTGCCGGAGCCATTGAATTATCTGGAATGCAGTGTTGTCGAGAAAACATCTCGGTACTCTGTCTCGGCACAGATGGGTCCGATGGGCCGACCGATGCAGCCGGGGCATTCGTTTTTCCGGACACAGTGGCTCGATCGCAAGCCCAATCACGGTCAGCGAGAGAATATCTCGAAAACAATAATGCCTATGAATTCTTCACGAATACGGGGACTCTCCTCAAGACAGGCCCGACTCGAACGAATGTGATGGATGTAGTTGCCATCCTTGTTGATTAAATGAAGAAGTCCCGCCGAATTTGTTCGGCGGGACTTCTTCTCATTACACGCTGAAGCGGTGTCTCCGCCGATCTTTGCTAATCGGCATTGAAATTTCGAGCCATAATCTCTTCGTATTTGCCATTGGCCTTGAGCGTATCCAGAGCAGTTTGCCACTGAGTGATAAGCTCATCAGGGACATCGCGTGAAAAGGCGAGCCATGCAGCGGAGTGGTTGAATTGGTAGTTGGTCCGTTCAAAACCTGCTGGATCGACTCCGGCTTCCTTCACCATATAGTAATATGTTCTTTCGCCCATAAGAACAAGATCGACCCGTTTATCAGCCAACTTTTTATAGCTTGAATCATACGTCGGCCCCACATCCAGATTGGTGAATCCTTTAGCGAGAAGGGCCTGATGCGTGTACCCATCTTTCCGCACACCTATTCGTTTGACTTTTCTTGCATCGTCAAGTGTATTGACGATGATCGGGCTTCCTTTGTGCTTGAAAAAATAATCACCTTCCCCAAAAATTGGCCCTACCCATTTGAAGAGTTCTTCCCTCTCCGGGATACGGACAATCGCAAAAAGAGCCTGCTTCGGTTTATTTTTAGTCTGTTCGTATGCTCGAAGCCATGGAGCAACCTGAATCGGATTGGTATCACCAACCATGGCCTGAATTTCCCGGACCACTTCAGGAGCGACTCCCTGTAATTCCCCATCCACTTCATAAGCCAATGGCGGGTATATGATCACCTGCATATTAATTTCTGCCGCCATGGTAATAACCGGCAGTAAAAGGACCGAAAAAACAAACAAGACTATTTTGCTATACATTTCATCCCTCTGAATCTGACTAATTTCGTCTACATTAAAGTAGCCATTCATTTTAGTCCATTAGAGACAGCATTTTCCTTAGTTATTTTCTTATATCTGCTCATTTTTCTTGTTCATTTAAGTAAAGAAATATTTCAGACCTTTGTGGTAGGCAAATCATTTTTCCTTGACAGTCACTGGTCCATACAGCACTTCTAATGAGAATCTGTAAAAATTTCTGACGGATGGGTTCAGCGAGGGGCAGGCCGAACATGTTCAGACCGATTATGAAAATCAGGGAAAACCTGATCGCAAAAATCATTCTTGCGACAGGGGCCATCATGCTGGTGAGTACCTTGTTGCTTATCTATCTGAGCATTGGTTTTGTTAATGAATACACACTTTCAGAACGAATCCATACTGCGGATATGATGGGTAACACTATCCAACTCGGACTCCGTGATGCCATGCTCCGCAACGCTCGGAAAGATATCAATGAGATTATAACCGAAGTGGCCCGATTTAACCGCGTTGAATCAATTCGAGTTTATGGCAAGGATGGAATTATACAATTCTCCGACATTCCGCGAGAAGTCGGGAGTGGAATAGGCATGGATCACCATGTCTGCTCCGTCTGCCATAGTGAAGAGCCACCGAAAAAGACCCTGACGCTACAACAACGGACATGGAAATATTCCACAGTGGACGGAAGGAACTTTTTTAGCGTTCAGGTCCCCGTAAACAATCGTCAGTCCTGTATCGAAGCCCCATGCCATTTCCACAAGCAGGACACCGTCATATTAGGCACCGTTGATCTCATTTTCGCTTTTGACAGTGTCAATGCCATGGTCTCGGATTATCGAGCGCAACTCATCACCCTCGGCACCTTCTTTTTCATCATCACATCAGGGTGCATTTTCTTTGGTCTGAGACAAATAGTGACCCGCCCACTTTCTCTTCTCACCCGGTGCTCGGAAGAGATAGCACAGGGCAAGGACGGCAGTGCTGTCCGGACCATTTCACAACGCCCGGATGAATTGGGCAAACTTGCCCGTTCACATGAGCGAATGGTCGAAGCGCTTCATGAACAACAAGAAATCATCAACGAAAAGATGGAAGAATTCGAACTTCTCTTCGACAATGTGCCATGCGTGGTCACGGTGCAGGATCTCAACTATAAACTTCTCGCCTATAACAAGGAATCTCGAGAGCGATTCACCCCATTCCCCGATGCCTATTGCTATGAAGCATACAAAGGCATCAGCGAAAAATGTGAAGAATGTCCAGTTGAGAAAACTTTCCAGACCGGAGTCTCTCACTGTAGCGAAGAAAGCCGTCGGAATCCCGACGGGACATACTCACACTGGCTGGTTCATACTGCACCCATTCTGGATAAAAACGGAAAAGTGACCAAGGCCATGGAGATGTGCCTGGATATTAGCGAACGCATCAAGCTCGAAGAAAAACTCAAAGAATCCGAAAAAAAATACCATACCATTTTCAATAATGCCCCCAACTCCATCTTCGTTCTGGACAATGCGACCCTGACAGTGCTTGATTGCAATAGTACTGCTACATCGATATACGGCTGGCCTGCCGAGGAATTGATCGGGAAACCTTTCATGGCGGTCATCCACCCAGATGAAACAGATCGGCTCAAATCGCAAATGCGCGCCTTCACCACTATCAATCAGGTCAAAAGTATCCGCAAAAATGGTGACCCATTCTTCGTGGATATCATGCTGGCTACCTCCGGTGTTGCGGAAATCGAATACCTTCTCATAAGCACTACGGACATCACGGAACGCCTCGAAGCCGAGCAGCAACTTTTCCACGCCGGTAAAATGGCAACTCTTGGCGAGATGGCAACAGGAGTTGCTCATGAATTGAACCAGCCACTCACCGTCATTAAATCCGCTAGCAATTACTTTATGAAAAAAGTCAATGCCGGTGAACCTATTCCGGATGACACTCTCGCCACCCTTTCCCGTGAAGTTGATAGTTATGTGGACCGAGCAACAAAGATAATTAATCATATGCGGGAATTTGGCAGACAGGTCGACCAAGACGCTGTGTTGGTGAATGTCAATCAATCCCTGGAGCGTGCTTTTGCATTGCTCGGCAAGCAATTCGCCTCTCGGGGCATTGTCATGAACTGGCACTTGGCGGATTCGCTCCCGCCGGTTTTGGCAACCCCGGATCAATTGGAACAGGTTTTCATCAATCTTTTTGTCAACGCTCGGGATGAGCTTGAAGAGAAGACAGAATCCGCTGAATCTGATAGGCCCGAAATTACAGTTCGGACCTCCTGGCAAGAGGATGAGCTTCTGATCGAAGTAGCTGACAACGGAGGTGGTATCCCTGAAGAACTTATTCACAAGATTTTCGAGCCTTTTTTCACCACCAAGAAAGTCGGCAAAGGGACAGGATTGGGGTTATCCATAAGTTATGGTCTTATCAAGGATTTCGGCGGGAGTATCCGTGCAGAAAACGGTGATATCGGAGCACGATTCACCATAACACTTCCGGTGGCGGAAAGCTGAACATGAAGGAAAAAGTTTTACTTGTTGACGATGAAGAGGGAATCCGCACTGTCTTAAGCGTTGCCATTGCCGACGCTGGCTATACTGTGGTGACCGCCGAAAATGGCACCGAAGCACTCTCGATTCTCTCGCGAGAACCTATTCAGCTCATTGTGACTGATATCAAAATGCCCGGCATGGATGGACTTGAATTGCTTCAAAAGATCAAGAAGCTCAACCATGAAGCGGAAGTCATCATGATAACCGGTCATGGAGACATGCACTCGGCTATTGAATCACTTCGGCTTGGAGCCGGAGATTTCATCACCAAGCCGCTTCATGAGGCCGCGCTCGAAATATCACTTGAACGCGCCTTGGAAAAAATTCAGATTCGGGAACAACTCAGAGAGTATACGGAAAACCTGGAGCACCTTGTCCTGGAAAAGAGCAAGGAACTGGTAGAAGCCGAAAGAATGGCTGCCGTGGGACAGACCGTGGCTTCCATGTCCCATGCCATCAAAAATGTCGCAGGGGGACTGGAAGGCGGCATGTTCGTCCTGGAAAAAGGGCTGGAACTGGAGAATCAGGAATATCTCCGACAAGGCTGGGAAATGGTAAGACGCGATGTCGAACGCATCAAGAATCTGGCCATGGACCTCCTGGACTACGCCAAGCCGGTCACAATCACCCCCAAGGAATGTGACCCCAACTCACCGGCTAAGCAAGTCCGGGATCTCTTGCTCTCAAAGGCGCAAAACAACAATGTCGAACTTGTTCTCGATATGGCTCACACCCTCCCGACCATGCGTCTTGACCCCAAGGCTATCCATGAATGTCTGACGAATCTGGTATCAAATGCCATCGACGCCTGCCAGGACCTTCTGGAGGGTGATAAACGTGTCACGATTCGAACAATGGATGGCGGAGGACTGTCAGTCAAATATATTGTTTCCGACACAGGGCATGGCATCGCCCCTGAAATACTGACAAAGGTCTTCAATTCTTTTTTCACGACCAAAGGAAGCAGAGGAACGGGGATCGGACTCATGGCCACAAAAAAACTGGTCAAGGAAATGAACGGCTCAATTATGGCGAATTCAGGTCTGGGTCGGGGAGCAACATTTACCATTACCATCCCCACTGCCCACGTGGTCACCTAACCCATAATTCATAAAAAGATTAGCCTCCGACGCTGAGTTCCCTCGGGACACACACGGTAAAAACCGCTCCCTTCCCAGGTTCACTATCCACTGTGATGGAACCACCATGCTGAGTCACTATTTCATGAGCGATGAACAACCCGATCCCAGTGCCGGAACTCCCTTTGGATGAGAAAAACAATGTAAAGAGCTTTTCCCGAACTTCCCTCTCCATGCCAATGCCATTATCTGTCACCCGAAAGGCGATCTGTCCCAAGTCGGCATAGACTTTCAGTGTCACGCGCCCTTTCCCTTCAGGGTGAGCCGCGCAGGCATCGATTCCATTCTCTATAATGTTACCCAAAGCGGACGCCAAAATGGATTTATCCACCTTGAAAGAACCAAGAACAGCTCCCATATCAAGATCAAGTATCACGCCCATTTTCTTGGCTTTGGCCGCAAAGGATGCATAGAGATCCATGGTAAAGCGAGCGGCATCCATTTCCTTCCAATTCAATTCACGTTTCTTGGCATAATAGAGAATATCCAGAACCGTCTGCTTCATGCGATCGGTCAAGGTTTGCAAATCGTTGAACCCATCTCCCATCCGATCAAAGTTTCGCTTTTCAAGCCCTGACCCAAGACGATAAATGGCTCCGTCTATTCCCGTTAACAGTCCCTTGATACCATGGGCCGTGGAGCCGAGCAGCAGCCCAAGGCTTGTGAGCCGATCCTGCAATTTTCTGATTTGAGTAATATCCGTGATCATCTCTACGGCTTCAATCATCTCTCCCGATGCATCGCGGATAGGAGAACTCCATATGAGAATATTGACCTTTTCCCCTTTGCGGTTCGTAACCACCGTTTCCAATTGGTGTGTCTGACCATCGACAAAAGTCTGTTGAAGAGGACACTCAATGCACGGTCGCTGACGATGCATGAGGCTTTCATAACAAGGCCTCCCTGTAAAATCACCAAAGTTTTCAATATAACGAGCATTGGCCGAATTGATATGAAAATCCCTGTCCTGAACCGAAATAAAACAAGGCGACTGGTTGAAAAGCTGTTCATATTTATGCCGAGTAGTCCGCAACTCTTCACGGAGCGTTTCCGCCTCGAGGAGATCCACCATGAATTCGAGAACCAGCTCTACACCGTCATCAGTCGACATGATTGGTACTGTATCGACAATGACGGCATGATCATTGCCGTTGACGCACCGGACAACGCGACTTTCCCGCTGTGCCTGCCCGGTCTCAATGGTCTTTGCCACTGGACATTGCTTTTCTCCATCCTCAAGCCCAACGTACATGGACCAGCTTTTCTTGCCAGCAAGATCGCCCAGCCTTTTACGGTAGTGTTGATTGACGGTCACCACCCCTTTATCCCTGTTATGAATGGAGACAAACATCGGCATCTGATTAAAAACACTGAGATTATCCAGGTTAGATGCAAATGCGCTCAGACTGGATGTCAAGCCCTCGAAAAGTTGGCAGGCCGCAGCACGCCTTTCCGCCTCTATAAGCTGAGTCGACTTTCTTTCGATCAATTCTTCCAGATTGCAGGTATATTCCTGAAGAGACCGGCGCATGAGAATCCGTTCTTGCGCCCGTTGCAAAGCAAAGGTCAGCACTTCATCGTTGATTGGCTTCATGATGAAATCAAAAGCATCATTCTTGAGACTCTGAACGGCCAATTCAACATCACCATGGCCAGTTATCATGATAACTTCAGTTTCCGGCGCAATTTGCTTGAGAGCGCGCAAGAGATCAATCCCACTTCGGCCGGGCATCTTGATATCGGTTATAACGAGGGGGTGGTGTTTGGCATGAAACAGAGACAGAGCCGATTCCACGTCGGATGCGGTATCAACTGTGTACCCTGAGTCTTCCAGG comes from the Pseudodesulfovibrio piezophilus C1TLV30 genome and includes:
- a CDS encoding glycerate kinase type-2 family protein; the protein is MTSYIEKQAHLHHIVERTINAVSPDPAIRSALKLDGDVLTVAEREYDLNQFERIFVLGAGKASAAMAETLEKILGNRLHGGIMATKYNHGLKLRKTRVLESNHPVPDLAGERAAKELISLAKGISEKDLVFCLLSGGASAIVPAPRHPVTLAIKQETTRKLLECGATINEINAIRKHLSFFKGGHFAKALEPATVLTLIISDVVGDYLDVIGSGPTAPDESTFFDCQAILDKYGLCGEIPDEVTQVISDGCEGKTPETCKEGDACFERVQNVIIAGNAMAVAGAAEAAREKGYTPIVVDHSMEGEARDVAKRLIRLAGEYSQGHHEIKPPVCLLAGGETTVTIRGNGKGGRNQELALAGAIELSGMQCCRENISVLCLGTDGSDGPTDAAGAFVFPDTVARSQAQSRSAREYLENNNAYEFFTNTGTLLKTGPTRTNVMDVVAILVD
- a CDS encoding substrate-binding periplasmic protein, whose protein sequence is MYSKIVLFVFSVLLLPVITMAAEINMQVIIYPPLAYEVDGELQGVAPEVVREIQAMVGDTNPIQVAPWLRAYEQTKNKPKQALFAIVRIPEREELFKWVGPIFGEGDYFFKHKGSPIIVNTLDDARKVKRIGVRKDGYTHQALLAKGFTNLDVGPTYDSSYKKLADKRVDLVLMGERTYYYMVKEAGVDPAGFERTNYQFNHSAAWLAFSRDVPDELITQWQTALDTLKANGKYEEIMARNFNAD
- a CDS encoding PAS domain S-box protein — encoded protein: MFRPIMKIRENLIAKIILATGAIMLVSTLLLIYLSIGFVNEYTLSERIHTADMMGNTIQLGLRDAMLRNARKDINEIITEVARFNRVESIRVYGKDGIIQFSDIPREVGSGIGMDHHVCSVCHSEEPPKKTLTLQQRTWKYSTVDGRNFFSVQVPVNNRQSCIEAPCHFHKQDTVILGTVDLIFAFDSVNAMVSDYRAQLITLGTFFFIITSGCIFFGLRQIVTRPLSLLTRCSEEIAQGKDGSAVRTISQRPDELGKLARSHERMVEALHEQQEIINEKMEEFELLFDNVPCVVTVQDLNYKLLAYNKESRERFTPFPDAYCYEAYKGISEKCEECPVEKTFQTGVSHCSEESRRNPDGTYSHWLVHTAPILDKNGKVTKAMEMCLDISERIKLEEKLKESEKKYHTIFNNAPNSIFVLDNATLTVLDCNSTATSIYGWPAEELIGKPFMAVIHPDETDRLKSQMRAFTTINQVKSIRKNGDPFFVDIMLATSGVAEIEYLLISTTDITERLEAEQQLFHAGKMATLGEMATGVAHELNQPLTVIKSASNYFMKKVNAGEPIPDDTLATLSREVDSYVDRATKIINHMREFGRQVDQDAVLVNVNQSLERAFALLGKQFASRGIVMNWHLADSLPPVLATPDQLEQVFINLFVNARDELEEKTESAESDRPEITVRTSWQEDELLIEVADNGGGIPEELIHKIFEPFFTTKKVGKGTGLGLSISYGLIKDFGGSIRAENGDIGARFTITLPVAES
- a CDS encoding sensor histidine kinase, coding for MKEKVLLVDDEEGIRTVLSVAIADAGYTVVTAENGTEALSILSREPIQLIVTDIKMPGMDGLELLQKIKKLNHEAEVIMITGHGDMHSAIESLRLGAGDFITKPLHEAALEISLERALEKIQIREQLREYTENLEHLVLEKSKELVEAERMAAVGQTVASMSHAIKNVAGGLEGGMFVLEKGLELENQEYLRQGWEMVRRDVERIKNLAMDLLDYAKPVTITPKECDPNSPAKQVRDLLLSKAQNNNVELVLDMAHTLPTMRLDPKAIHECLTNLVSNAIDACQDLLEGDKRVTIRTMDGGGLSVKYIVSDTGHGIAPEILTKVFNSFFTTKGSRGTGIGLMATKKLVKEMNGSIMANSGLGRGATFTITIPTAHVVT
- a CDS encoding response regulator, whose product is MTQLPILLVDDEDGIRKVLSISLEDSGYTVDTASDVESALSLFHAKHHPLVITDIKMPGRSGIDLLRALKQIAPETEVIMITGHGDVELAVQSLKNDAFDFIMKPINDEVLTFALQRAQERILMRRSLQEYTCNLEELIERKSTQLIEAERRAAACQLFEGLTSSLSAFASNLDNLSVFNQMPMFVSIHNRDKGVVTVNQHYRKRLGDLAGKKSWSMYVGLEDGEKQCPVAKTIETGQAQRESRVVRCVNGNDHAVIVDTVPIMSTDDGVELVLEFMVDLLEAETLREELRTTRHKYEQLFNQSPCFISVQDRDFHINSANARYIENFGDFTGRPCYESLMHRQRPCIECPLQQTFVDGQTHQLETVVTNRKGEKVNILIWSSPIRDASGEMIEAVEMITDITQIRKLQDRLTSLGLLLGSTAHGIKGLLTGIDGAIYRLGSGLEKRNFDRMGDGFNDLQTLTDRMKQTVLDILYYAKKRELNWKEMDAARFTMDLYASFAAKAKKMGVILDLDMGAVLGSFKVDKSILASALGNIIENGIDACAAHPEGKGRVTLKVYADLGQIAFRVTDNGIGMEREVREKLFTLFFSSKGSSGTGIGLFIAHEIVTQHGGSITVDSEPGKGAVFTVCVPRELSVGG